Proteins found in one Lycium ferocissimum isolate CSIRO_LF1 chromosome 6, AGI_CSIRO_Lferr_CH_V1, whole genome shotgun sequence genomic segment:
- the LOC132060599 gene encoding glycine-rich cell wall structural protein 2-like produces the protein MAHSKLIASALLILLFVDLAFCARLGKTIHGGGRGGGGGGGSALGSGSGYGSGYGSGEGSGYGGGDGVFGRGGGGGGGGGHGGGGGGGNSGRGSGSGSGYGSGYGSGYGSGEGIGKGGGGGGGGGHGGGGGGGTGNNGSGYGSGSGYGSGSGSGYGSGGGGRGGGGGGGGGGGGGGGGGGGNGNGSGYGSGSGYGSGYGSGYGGGNGGDEP, from the exons ATGGCTCATTCCAAGCTTATAGCATCTGCATTGTTGATTTTGCTCTTTGTTGATCTTGCCTTTTGTGCAAGATTAGGAAAGACGATACACGGTGGAGGAAGAG gtggtggtggtggaggaggCTCAGCATTAGGGTCAGGTTCAGGATATGGTTCAGGGTATGGTTCAGGGGAAGGCTCGGgatatggtggtggtgatggggTGTTCGGACGTGGTGGAGGAGGTGGTGGAGGAGGCGGCCATGGAggcggtggtggtggtggaaaTTCGGGGAGGGGTAGTGGTTCTGGCTCTGGATATGGGTCCGGATATGGATCAGGGTATGGGTCAGGTGAAGGAATAGGTAAGGGTGGAGGTGGTGGAGGTGGTGGTGGTCATGGTGGAGGAGGCGGTGGTGGCACAGGAAATAATGGCTCAGGATATGGTTCGGGTTCGGGCTATGGAAGTGGAAGTGGCTCAGGGTATGGAAGTGGTGGCGGTGGAAGAGGAGGAGGCGGAggcggtggtggtggtggaggaggTGGTGGTGGCGGCGGTGGCGGCAATGGTAATGGTTCAGGCTATGGTAGTGGCTCAGGGTATGGATCAGGCTATGGTTCAGGATATGGTGGGGGGAATGGAGGTGATGAACCTTGA
- the LOC132059119 gene encoding protein BTR1-like isoform X1 — protein sequence MAREEGPESNYNSSTESHHQQSSPRKSPPSQDHEEKTTYVKFLLSNAEAGSIIGKGGSTITELQSRSGARIQLSRNYEVFPGTSDRIVMVSGFLDDLLKAVDLILGKLLDEFYAEDGGEVDPRSKFRLVVPNSSCGGIIGKGGATIKSFIEDSRAGIKISPQDNNFPGLHDRLVTVTGTLGEQMRAIELILFKLADDSHYMQSMNAPFQYAAVYVGMNYGPPNGVGGRYPYNRHQNKVAPQEDKNDSVTIGVADERIGLVLGRNGRSIMEISQLSGARIKISDRGDFFSGTSDRKVTITGSQRAIRMAESMISKKVATVSESDEFVK from the exons ATGGCAAGGGAAGAAGGACCAGAATCGAACTACAATTCGTCTACTGAAAGTCACCACCAGCAATCTTCTCCTCGCAAATCTCCTCCTTCGCAAG ACCATGAGGAGAAGACAACTTATGTCAAGTTCCTTCTATCAAATGCTGAAGCCGGTTCAATTATTGGAAAAGGTGGCTCAACTATCACTGAGTTACAGTCTCGTTCTGGGGCTAGAATTCAGTTGTCGCGCAACTATGAAGTTTTCCCAGGAACATCCGATAGAATTGTAATGGTATCTGGGTTTCTTGATGATTTACTAAAGGCAGTTGATCTTATTCTTGGTAAATTGCTGGATGAG TTTTATGCTGAAGACGGTGGCGAAGTGGATCCACGCTCAAAGTTTAGACTCGTTGTGCCTAACAGCTCTTGTGGTGGAATAATCGGGAAAGGAGGAGCCACAATAAA GTCATTTATTGAAGATTCTCGGGCTGGCATAAAGATATCTCCTCAGGATAACAACTTCCCAGGACTTCATGATAGATTAGTTACAGTCACCGGTACTCTAGGAGAGCAGATGCGGGCTAtcgaattgattttattcaagTTAGCAGACGACTCTCATTACATGCAGTCCATGAATGCACCATTCCAATATGCAG CTGTTTACGTCGGAATGAACTATGGACCACCAAATGGAGTTGGAGGGCGATATCCATATAACCGACATCAAAACAAG GTGGCACCGCAGGAAGACAAGAACGATTCCGTGACTATTGGTGTTGCGGATGAGCGTATTGGATTAGTCCTTGGCCGGAATGGGAGGAGCATAATGGAGATCAGTCAG CTTAGTGGCGCCAGAATAAAGATATCAGACAGGGGTGATTTCTTTTCTGGTACTTCTGACAG GAAGGTAACTATAACTGGATCACAAAGAGCTATCCGCATGGCAGAGTCCATGATATCTAAGAAAGTAGCTACTGTTTCTGAGAG CGATGAATTTGTGAAATGA
- the LOC132059119 gene encoding protein BTR1-like isoform X2 produces the protein MAREEGPESNYNSSTESHHQQSSPRKSPPSQDHEEKTTYVKFLLSNAEAGSIIGKGGSTITELQSRSGARIQLSRNYEVFPGTSDRIVMVSGFLDDLLKAVDLILGKLLDEFYAEDGGEVDPRSKFRLVVPNSSCGGIIGKGGATIKSFIEDSRAGIKISPQDNNFPGLHDRLVTVTGTLGEQMRAIELILFKLADDSHYMQSMNAPFQYAAVYVGMNYGPPNGVGGRYPYNRHQNKVAPQEDKNDSVTIGVADERIGLVLGRNGRSIMEISQLSGARIKISDRGDFFSGTSDRKVTITGSQRAIRMAESMISKKVATVSER, from the exons ATGGCAAGGGAAGAAGGACCAGAATCGAACTACAATTCGTCTACTGAAAGTCACCACCAGCAATCTTCTCCTCGCAAATCTCCTCCTTCGCAAG ACCATGAGGAGAAGACAACTTATGTCAAGTTCCTTCTATCAAATGCTGAAGCCGGTTCAATTATTGGAAAAGGTGGCTCAACTATCACTGAGTTACAGTCTCGTTCTGGGGCTAGAATTCAGTTGTCGCGCAACTATGAAGTTTTCCCAGGAACATCCGATAGAATTGTAATGGTATCTGGGTTTCTTGATGATTTACTAAAGGCAGTTGATCTTATTCTTGGTAAATTGCTGGATGAG TTTTATGCTGAAGACGGTGGCGAAGTGGATCCACGCTCAAAGTTTAGACTCGTTGTGCCTAACAGCTCTTGTGGTGGAATAATCGGGAAAGGAGGAGCCACAATAAA GTCATTTATTGAAGATTCTCGGGCTGGCATAAAGATATCTCCTCAGGATAACAACTTCCCAGGACTTCATGATAGATTAGTTACAGTCACCGGTACTCTAGGAGAGCAGATGCGGGCTAtcgaattgattttattcaagTTAGCAGACGACTCTCATTACATGCAGTCCATGAATGCACCATTCCAATATGCAG CTGTTTACGTCGGAATGAACTATGGACCACCAAATGGAGTTGGAGGGCGATATCCATATAACCGACATCAAAACAAG GTGGCACCGCAGGAAGACAAGAACGATTCCGTGACTATTGGTGTTGCGGATGAGCGTATTGGATTAGTCCTTGGCCGGAATGGGAGGAGCATAATGGAGATCAGTCAG CTTAGTGGCGCCAGAATAAAGATATCAGACAGGGGTGATTTCTTTTCTGGTACTTCTGACAG GAAGGTAACTATAACTGGATCACAAAGAGCTATCCGCATGGCAGAGTCCATGATATCTAAGAAAGTAGCTACTGTTTCTGAGAGGTGA